The sequence ATTAATAAACGATTACATAACGTACTAAGTGTTGCAAATAGGGTCATTGAAGGTGATTTAACGATCCAACCTATCGAAGATAATAGTGGTGATGAAATAGGAGAGTTAGCTCAAGCTATGAATACTATGGCAAACTCTTTAATGAGTTAATTCGGGATATAAATAGCGTATCGAGCTCTGTTGCAAATGCCGCCAATGAGATATTAACTGCAACTTTAGATATGACTCAATGCTAAAATTGATGCGGCTTGTGAGGAGCAGTCAGCAACAACAATTGAAATTTCAAAAGATGTTGTCGCTATTAGCTCATCATCATCTGAAATATTAGAAGTTACGAATCAAACATCAGAAAAAGCGTCTAGGATGAATGAGCTTTCTGATCAAATGAAACACTTGGTAGATCGCTTTAAGTTTCGCTCTTAGACTTGTTAATTGTACTCAAAAGCAGGATTTACATCCTGCTTTTTTATCAACTCAAGCTGCTTCGCCTGAATTTAAGCCCATACTCTCACACCTATAATGCCAAAATACAGTAGATAGCTAAACGCAAGCAAATGAATAACAGAACAAGTAGCATGATAACTATAAGCTAGCTTATTTATTTTCTTAATAGGTGTTTTAACAGTATTGTAAATGGCTATTAATGAGAAAATGGCATAAAAAACAGTACTTAACATTAGCATTAATGAAAAAACAGTCTTATTGCCAAAGTTTAAATAGGGGTTTTGCATTCCTAAAAATACACATGTGATCATCAATAAAGCAGAAAAAGAGGCTAATAATGGATATTTCCTTAATTGTTTGTGGTCAATTTTTAGCTTTTTCCCTCTAAGTTTATTAATACCATTTATTAATAAAACAACAATGAATGAAATGACGATTATTATCCAAAGACTTGCTGTTATAAGCTGAAAATAAACAGCAAAGGCATTGGTACGTTTAAGTACTTTATCTCCATAATGGA is a genomic window of Pseudoalteromonas sp. '520P1 No. 423' containing:
- a CDS encoding HAMP domain-containing protein, encoding MNKRLHNVLSVANRVIEGDLTIQPIEDNSGDEIGELAQAMNTMANSLMS